The DNA segment TGCTCGCCGCCCTGCCGACCGCTCAGAACGTGTTCAACTACGCGCTGCGGTTCGAGCGCGCTGTGCCGGTGGCCCGGGATGCCGTGCTCATCACGACTGTGCTCAGCGTTCCCGCGCTCATCGTGATCGCCGCGCTGCTCGCGCCGCGCTAGGGCTCGAGCCCGTCATCCGTTCGCGCCGCCTCCCGGCGCTTTGCCCGCTCGCGCCGCACGATGCGCAGGATGCGCCAGGCGATGATCGCCGCGAGCACGATGATCGCGGTGATCAGCACGCCGCGGCTGTACCGCGAGGCGATGTCCTCGACGATGGTCCAGTTCTCGCCGAGCACGAAGCCGAGCACGACGAAGAGCGTGTTCCAGAGGCCGCTGCCGAGCGTGGTCAGCAGCACGAAGAGCCACAGCCGCATGCGGTCGACACCCGCCGGGATCGAGATCAGGCTGCGCACGATGGGGATGAACCGGCCGAAGAACACGGCCGCCGGCCCGAAGCGGTGGAACCAGGCCATGGCCTTCTCCACATCCTCGGAGCTCATCAGGGGGATGCGGTCTGCCCAGCGCGCGAGCCGCTCGGCACCGAGCCCGCGGCCCAGCGCGTACAGCAGCAGAGCACCCACCAGGGAGCCTGCCGTCGTCGTGAGGATCACCGAGATCAGGTCGAACGAGCCGCGACTGGCCGTGAAGCCGGCGAGCGGCAGGATCAGCTCGCTCGGGATCGGCGGGAAGAGGCTCTCGATCGCGACCAGCAGTGCGGCACCCCAGACGCCCAGGGTCTCCATGATGCTGATGGCCCACTCATCGATGCTCACGGGTCTCGACCCTACCGGGGCGCGCCCCGCTCTGCCGCGGGCTCGGCGCTAGAAGATCATCGGGCGGTCATCGTCATCGCCCTCGACGGCGAGGGCGACGACGACGGGAACGTGGTCGCTCGGGGCGTCGCCCTTGCGCTGCTCGCGCTCGATGCGGGCATCCACCACCCGGTCGGCGAAGCCCGGCGAGCCGAGGATGAAGTCGATGCGCATGCCCTCGTCGCGGGGGAACCGCAGCTGCTTGTAGTCCCAGAAGGTGTAGCCCTCGGGCACGAGCGGTCGCACCACGTCGCTCAGCCCGGCCTCCTCGAGGGCGGCGAAGGCCGCGCGCTCGGCGGGCGAGATATGGGTCGAGGCGCCGGGAACGAAGCTGGGGTCGCCCATGTCGGCGTCGAGCGGGGCCACGTTGAAGTCGCCCACCAGGGCGAGGGGCGCTCCGGGGTTCGCAGCCATCCAGTCGCCGGCGTCGGCGGCGAGGGTGCGGAGGAACCGCAGCTTGTAGTCCATGTGCGGGTCATCGAGCGCGCGGCCGTTGGGCACGTAGAGGCTCCAGATGCGCACGTCGTCGATCGTCGCGCCGATCGCGCGCGCTTCCAGCGGGGCGTCCGGACCTTCGTGCCCCTTCGCGAAGCCGGGCTGCCCGCGGAAACCGATCTCGACGTCGGTCATCGGCAGGCGGCTGGCGATGGCCACGCCGTTCCACTGGTTGAGGCCGTGCAGCACCACCTCGTAGCCGGCCTCCTCGAAGGGCTCCATCGGGAACTGCGCGGGCGTGCACTTGATCTCCTGCATCGCGAGCACGTCGACGTCGGCGTTCACGAGCCAGTCGACGACCCGGCCGTACCGGGTGCGGATGGAGTTGACGTTCCAGGTCGCGATGCGCATGGCATCAGCCTACGAACTACAGTGAAGCCGTGACCGACGCTCGTTCTCAGCTCATCCAGCTCATCCGCGATGAGGCCGTGTTCCACGGCGACTTCACCCTCACGAGCGGCGCGAAGGCTACCTACTACATCGACCTCCGCACGCTCAGCCTCGACCACCGCGCGGCTCCGCTCATCGGCCGAGTCATGACCGAGCTGATCGACGACCTGCCCGACATCGCCGCCGTCGGCGGACTGACGATGGGCGCCGACCCGATCGCCTCCGCCGTGCTGCACCAGGCGCCCGCGCTCGGCCGCAGCTACGACGCCTTCGTCGTGCGCAAGGCGCCGAAGGACCACGGCCGCGGCAAGCAGGTCGAGGGCCCCGACGTCGAGGGCAAGCGGGTCGTCGTGCTCGAGGACACCTCCACCACCGGCGGCTCGCCGCTGACCGCGGCTCGCGCCCTCGAGGCGGCCGGTGCGATCGTCGTCGCTGTCGCGGTCGTCGTCGACCGGGCGACGGATGCTCGCCGCGTGATCGAGGAGGCCGGGTACGAGTACCGCGCCGCCATCGGCCTGCACGATCTCGGACTCGCATGACGGACGAGCGCGACCGCGAGCCGGGGCAGGAACCGGACGACGCGACCGGCAGCTTCGACGCCGACGCCTGGTTCCGCGCGCAGTTCGGCGGCGCGCCGGAGCCCGCCGTACCGCCGCCGACGGCTGCGCCTGTGCCGCCCGGGCCTGTGCCGCCCGGGCCCGTGCCGCCCGCGCTCGTGGAGCCCGTTGCGCCGCCCCTCGCTCCGCCCGCGGCCGTCATCGAGCCCGAGCCCACGCAGCCCGCCGAGGTCGTGCCGCCGGCCGCGGTGCTCGGTGACGCCACGACCGAGCTCCTCCGCGAGCCGGAGACCGGCGCGTCGTTGGACGAGCTGTTCGGCGAGAGCAGCTTCCAGGAGTACGACGACACCCTCATCCCGGCCCCGCCGCGCTCCGAGCGCCGCGCCCGCCGCGGGTCGGGCGGCGACGGCGGGGATGGTGGCGACGGCAATGGCGATGGCGGCGAGCCGGCCGCGCGCGCGCCGCTCGGCCGGACGCAGAAGGTGCTGCTCTGGGTGGCAGGCGGCCTCGCCGCGGTGCTCGCGCTCGTCGCGGTGTTCGTGGTCGGCACCCGCATCCCGCTGCTGCTCGGCCCCGCGCCGGGTGCTGAGCCGATCGCGTCGGCCAGCCCCACGCCCACCGCGTCCGTCGACGCGGGCCGCGTCGGACCCGTGCCGCCCGGCGACTACCGCTGGGACGAGCTGGGCGGCGGCGAGTGCCTGGAGCCGTTCATCGACGCGTGGCAGGACACCGTCACGGTCGTCGACTGCGCGACCCCGCACGGCGGGCAGCTGGTGCTGCGCGCCGAGCTACCTCTCGCGGAGGGGGCTCTGACGGCGGGCCCGTACCCGGGCGAGCCGCTGCTCGCCTCGCAGGCCCTGCAGCTGTGCTCCTCGGCGGGCGTGCTCGACCTCGCTGCCGCCGGAGAGTTCCGCGACATCGTCCTCCAGGCGGCCTTCCCGGTCTCGCCGGAAGAGTGGGATGCCGGCGAGCGGGACTACTTCTGCTTCGTCTCGCGGTCGTCGGGCGAGCCGTTGACGGTGAGCCTTGTCGGCTCGGGCCCCGCGCCGACGGCCCTGCCGACCGCACCGCCCGCGGGCTGACGCGCAGCGGCCCGGGCCGCGGCCACGCGCCAGGAGCTGCCTGCCCGGGGGTGCCGGTTGCCGGCAGCTACAGCTCGGTCTCGGAGGGGGACGCGTCGACGAGCTCGTGCACGCCGGCGAGGATCTCGTCGGGCCGGAAGGGGTAGCGCGCGATCTCGGCCTCGTCGCTGATGCCGGTGAGCACGAGCACGGTGTGCAGGCCGGCCTCGATGCCCGCGACGATGTCGGTATCCATGCGGTCGCCGATCATCGCGGTCACCTCGCTGTGCGCGCCGATGCGGTTCATCGCCGAGCGGAACATCATGGGGTTGGGCTTGCCGACGACGTAGGGCTCCTTGCCCGTCGCCTTCGTGATGAGGGCCGAGATCGCGCCCGTGGCCGGAAGCGGTCCGTCGGCGCTCGGCCCGGTCGCGTCGGGGTTGGTCGCGATGAAGCGCGCGCCCTGCCCGATGAGGCGGATCGCCTTCGTGATCGCCTCGAAGGAGTAGTTGCGGGTCTCGCCGACGACCACGTAGTCGGGGTCGGTCTCGGTCATGATGAAGCCCGCCTCGTGCAGTGCGGTCGTCAACCCGGCCTCGCCGATGACGAAGGCCCGACCGCCGGGGATCTGGCTGGCGCAGAAGTCGGCGGCGGCGAGCGCGCTCGTCCAGATCGCCTCCTCCGGAACATCGAGCCCGCTCGCCGAGAGCCGTGCGGCGAGGTCGCGGGGCGTGAAGATCGAGTTGTTGGTGAGCACCAGGAAGGGGGTGCCGGTGTCACGCCACTGGCGGATCAGCTCGACGGCTCCCGGCAGCGGGGTGTTCTCGTGGACGAGGACGCCGTCCATGTCGGTGAGCCAGCACTGGATCTTGCGTCGGTCGCCCATGGCGCCAGCCTACTGGCTGGGTCCGCGCCCCCTCCGGACTCGGCGCCATAGGTATGATCAATAGGTGGATGCTGTGCTCGCGCCGCGCACGCAGCGGCCGATCGATCTCGTGGCGATGGCGCATGACGCGAGCCACTACCTGCTGCGCCCCGCCGAGGTCGCGCGGCCGGAGAGCGTCGCGCAGGTCGCGGCGCTGCTCGCCGAGGCTACGCGCACCGGCCGCCCGCTGACCTTCCGCTCGGGTGGCACGAGCCTCTCGGGCCAAGGGGTCACCGACCAGCTGCTGGTCGACACGCGGCGCGCGTTCACGGGCATCGAGGTGCTCGACGGCGGCGTGCGGGTGCGCGTGCAGCCCGGCGCGACCGTGCGGCAGGTCAATGCGCGGCTCGCCCGCACGGGTCGCCGCCTCGGCCCCGACCCGGCGAGCGAGATCGCCTGCACGATCGGCGGGGTCATCGCCAACAACTCCAGCGGCATGGCGTGCGGAACCGAGCAGAACACCTACCGCACGCTCGAGTCGATGACGCTCGTGCTGGCGAGCGGGGCCGTGATCGACTCCGCTGCCGCCGATTCAGACGAGCAGCTGCGGCTCGCCGCTCCCGAGCTCTGGGCGGGGCTGGCGGCCCTGCGGGCGCGGGTGCTCGGAGACGGGGAGTCGGTGGCGAGCATCCGCCGCCTGTTCGCGATGAAGAACACGATGGGCTACGGCCTCAACGCCTTCCTCGACCACGAGCGGCCGATCGACCTGCTCGTTCGCCTGCTGATCGGCAGCGAGGGCACGCTCGGCTGGGTCGCCGAAGCCGTGTTCCGCACCGTGCCGGTCGCGCCGCTCGTGACGACAGGGCTGCTGGTGTTCCCGCGGCTCTCCGACGCGACGGCGGCCCTGCCCGCCCTCCTCGACGTCGGGCTCGCGACGATCGAGCTCATGGACGCGACGTCGCTGCGCGTCGCCCAGACCCTCTCCGACGCGCCCGCGACGATCACCGGGCTCACGGTCGACCGCCACGCGGCGCTGCTCGTCGAGGTGCACGCGTCGGCGGATGCGGAGCTCGCCGACGGCACCGCCCGCCTCGAGGCACTCGCCGCCGGGCTGCCGCTCGCCGCCCCGTTCACCCTCACGCGCGAGCCCGCCGCGCGCGCCGCGCTGTGGCACGTGCGCAAGGGCCTCTACCCGGCCGTGGCTGAGGCCCGGCCGAGCGGCACGACCGCGCTGTTGGAGGACATCGCGGTGCCGGTGGCGAACCTGCTGCCGACGTGCGAGGCGCTCGAGGCGCTGTTCGTCCGGCACGGCTACGAGAGCGCCGTGATCTTCGGCCACGCGAAGGACGGCAACGTCCACTTCCTGCTCACCGAGCGCTTCGACACCCCCGAGGGCGTGGCGCGCTACGCGGCGGTGACGGAGGAGATCGTCGCGCTCGTGCTCTCGCAGGGCGGCACCCTCAAGGCCGAGCACGGCACGGGCCGCATCATGGCCCCGTTCGTCGAGCGGCAGTACGGCGCCGAGCTGACGGCGGTGATGCGCGAGCTGAAGCGGCTGTGCGACCCGGCCGGCGTGCTCAGCCCGGGGGTCGTGCTCACCGACGACCCGCAGGCGCACCTGCGGCATCTGAAGACCACGCCGACCGTCGAGGCCGAGGTCGACCGCTGCGTCGAGTGCGGCTACTGCGAGCCGACCTGCCCGAGCCGCACGCTCACCCTCACGCCGCGGCAGCGCATCGTCGTGCGGCGCGAGCTCGCCGCCGCCGAGGCCCGCGGCGACACCGCGCTCGCCGCCGCGCTGCGCGCCGATGAGGGGTACGAGAGCGTGCAGACCTGCGCGGTCGACGGGATGTGCGGCATCGCCTGCCCGGTCAGCATCAATACCGGCGACCTCGTGCGACGCCTGCGCGCCGAGAGCCGTACTCCCGGCCGGGGCGCGTGGAATGCCGCCGCCCACCGCTGGGACGCCACCACCCGCACCGCGGCCGCCGCGCTCACGGTGGCGGATGCCCTCCCCACGCCGCTCGTGCGTGCCGCGAGCTCGGCGGTGCGGGCCGTGCTCGGCGCCGACACCGTTCCCCGCTACGAGGCCGGGCTGCCGCGTGGCGGCCGGCGCCGCTCGTCCGTGCTCGCGGAGTCGTCCGCTGTGCGGTTCGCGCCCCCGGTGGCCGAGGCGGCCGGGGCCGGCACGCTGCCCGCGGCCGTGTACCTGCCGGCGTGCGTCGGGACGATGTTCGGACCGGAGGGCGCGGCGGCCGACGAACACGCCCGCGGTGCGACGGCTGCGTTCCTCACCCTGTGCGAGCGGGCGGGCGTCACGCTGCTCGTGCCCGAGGGCATCGACGGCCTCTGCTGCGGCACCCCCTGGAAGTCGAAGGGCCACCGCGCCGGCGCCGCCGCGATGCGCGACCGCGTGACGGCTGCGCTCGAGGCGCTCGGCCCGGTTGCGGCCGGGCTGCCGATCGTGAGCGACGCCGCCTCCTGCTCGGAAGGCTTCGCCGGGCAGCAGAGCTCGAGCGTCGGCGCTCGCGTGCGCGACGCCGTGACCTTCACCGCCGAGGTGCTGCTGCCGCTCCTCACGGTGCGGCATCGACAGGGTCGTGTCGCCGTGCATCCGACCTGCTCGACCGAGGCGCTCGGCGCGACGAGCGCTCTCGTCGCGATCGCGCGCGCGGTCGCCGGCGAGGCGGTCGTGCCCGACGCGTGGGGATGCTGCGCCTTCGCCGGCGATCGCGGCATGCTGCACCCCGCGCTGACGGCCGCCGCGACCGCCCCCGAGGTCGCCGACCTCGCCCGGCTGGCCGCAGAGGGCGGCGCCTTCGACGCCGCGGTCAGCGCCAACCGCACCTGCGAGCTCGGCATGGCCCGCGCCACGGGCCTGCCGTACACGCACGTGCTCGAGCTGCTCGAGCGGGCGACCCGCCTCTAGGCGACGGGCTGGTCCCGTCGGGCGTCGAGGCCCTCACTCGTCGCTCTGAGCCCCCTCGGCCCCGGGCGTCTCGCGGTGCGCCGCGCGACCCAGCCGGTCGCGCACCGCGACCGCCACCCCGCCGCCGCTCGGCTGCCAGGCGACGACCCGCCGCAGCCCCGCATCGTCGGCCGCGCGCAGCGCGGCGTAGAGTTCGTGGGCGTACGCGTCGACCGTGCGGGGCGCGGCCAGCCGCACCACGCCCTCGGGCGTGCCGTGCTCGTGCAGGGCGATGAAGCCGTCGCCCGGGCGCGGACGCTCGTCGAGGAGGACTGTCGCGTGCGGCGCGTAGTGCGAGGGCAGCGAGCCGCTGACCCGGATCGTCGATCGCTGCTCGCCGAGCGCCAGGCCGGTCGCCGCGGTGATCTGCTCATCGGTGATCGAGCCGGGGCGCAGCACGACCGGCGCGGGGCCGGTGCAGTCGATGATCGTCGACTCGATGCCGACCTGCGAGCGCTCGCCGTCGAGAATCACGTCGGTCGGCAGCAGCATGTCGCCCAGCTCGGCCCGCACGGCGTCGGCGGTCGTCGGCGAGACCCGCCCGAAGCGGTTGGCGCTCGGCGCGGCCACCCCGCGGCCGCCGAGCTGCTCGAACCGCTGCAGCAGGCGGTGCGCGGTGGGGTGGCTCGGAACCCGCACGCCGACCGTCGGCTGGCCGCCGGTCACGGCATCGCTGACGTCGGCTGAGCGCGGAAGGATCAGCGTCATCGGCCCTGGCCAGAAAGCGGCGGCGAGGGCCCGGGCGTACTCCGGCACCTCGGTCGCCAGCGCGTCGAGCAGGCTCGCGTCGCTGACATGCACGATCAGCGGATGATCGGCCGGCCTCCCCTTCGCGGCGAAGATGCGGGCGACCGCCGCGGGGCTGGCGGCGTCGGCCCCGAGCCCGAACACCGTCTCGGTCGGGAAGGCCACCAGGTGCCCCGCGGCGAGGGCACGGGCGGCGGCGTCTTCGGAGTCGCCGAGCTCGGGGTCGCTGGTCACCCCCCGATTATCCCGCGAACGGGGTGATGGGCAGGCCGAGGCGGGCGCTGGCGATGCGGAGGGCATCCGGGTGCTGGTCGATGCTGATGCTGCGCCGCCCGAGCGCGCGGGCGGCCGCGGCCGTCGTGCCGCTGCCGGCGAAGGGGTCGAGCACCCAGTCGCCCTCGCGGCTCGAGGCCTGGATGATGCGGCGCAGCACGCCGAGCGGCTTCTGCGTGGGGTAGCCGGTCTTCTCCGGCCCGGCGGTGGGCACGATGGTGTGCCACCACACGTCGGTCGGTAGCTTGCCGCGGGCCGCCTTCTCGGGCGTGACGAGGCCGGGCGCCATGTACGGCTCGCGGTCGACGGCCTCGCTGTTGAACCAGTAGGCGGCCGGGTTCTTCACGTAGACCAGGATCGTGTCGTGCTTCGTGGGCCAGCGGCTCTTCGCCTTGGCGCCGTAGTCGTAGGCCCAGATGAGCTCATTGAGGAAGCACTCGCGCCCGAACAGCGCGTCGAGCGCGACCTTCGCGTAGTGCGCCTCGCGCCAGTCGAGGTGCAGGTAGAGCGTGCCGTCGTCGCGCAGCACCCGGTGCGCCTCGATCAGGCGCGGGGCGAGGAAGGCCCAGTAGTCGGCGAAGGCGTCGTCGTAGCTCGACAGCGCCTCGACCGTGCGGGTGTAGCTCTCGCCCGAGAAGCCGAGGTAGGTGCCCTCGGGGTCGCGCACGCTGCGGGTCGTGCGGCGCTTCTGCGTGCGGCCCGTGTTGAACGGCGGGTCGAGATAGACCAGCTGCATGCTCGCCTCGGGCAGGGCGCGCAGCACGGCGAGGTTGTCCCCCGCGACGAGCAGGTCAGGCGCGGTCGGCGTCCACAGGGCGTTCAGCGGCTGTGGCGGCGTCGGCGGGCTCATGGCCCGAGGTTAACAGCGGGGCCGGATGCGGGCGCTCACGTCGACGCGGCGAGCGCAGCAGCACGGCCAGCAGCAGCAGGGTGACCCCGATCGCGGCGCCGTAGGCCGGCGTGAACCCGGCGATCAGCAGCGTGACTACTCCGGCGATGCCCAGGATCACCTTGAGGGCGGCCATCCACGGCCCCAGCCCGGCGGGTTCGGCGGGCGCCTCGCCCCGCGCGGATGCCGCGGCGCTCGCCGCCTCCGCAGCTCGGGCGGCGCGTGCCTCGTCGCGCCGGTCGAGCCATGCCACCCCGATGACGATGGGAATCAGCATCAGGGCCACGGCGATCAGGAACGGCGGGCGGCTCTGCCACCAGCCGGCGCTGAGCGGCTCGGGGAAGGGGGCCCCGGCCACCACGAGCACCACGGCGACGAGCACGATCACGGGAACGTGCCACAGGTAGATCTGCATCGCGTTGCGGTTGATCGCGTCGCTGAGCCCCGCGAGCGTCGGCCGCTCGGCGAGGCGCGCGAGCCACGGGCGCAGCCACGCGAAGAGCAGCGTCTGGCCGACACCGAGCACGAGCAGCGCCGCGGTCGGCGGGTTGAGGTTGTCGTACATGTCGGTCGAGTAGCCGACCACGGTGGTGAGGAACAGGAGGCCGCCGAAGGCGGCGAGGCCGGCGAGAGCGAGCATCCACCGCCGGCGCCAGTCGAACCAGCCGTCGGCGAGGCAGAACCCGAGCTGCTGGATGAGCAGCCACACGAACGCGAGGTTGAGGGCCCCGATCAGCGGCTGCACGGTGAGCAGTGCGATGGTGTCGACGATCATGACCGCACCGAGCAGCGTCAGCAGGGTCGCCCACGGCGCGCGCTCGTGCAGGCGGGCCATGAGGGGCACGAGGCCGGAGCATCCGAGATAGACCGCGAGGAACCACAGCGGCTGCCCGATGCGGAAGCCCACGTCGCCGAGAACGTCATCGGGCAGCCCGACCAGGCCCAGGATCGCCAGGGTGATGCCGACCAGGCCGAGCGGCAGCAGGGCGGGCCGGGCGAGCCGAGCGACGCGGTCGCGCACGTACTCGGAGCCAGTCACGCCGCGCCCGCGCTGGCGCCGCCAGGCGAGCAGGCTCGAGAAGCCGCCCATCACGAAGAACAGCGGCATGACCTGCACGAGCCAGGTGCTCCAGGCGAAGATCGGATGCCCGTCGAGCGAGTTCGTGATGGCGAGCCCGCCGCTCTCGACGGTGATGCCGGCCATCATCACGTGCAGGCCGACGACCACGACCAGGCACGCCGCCCTCGTCAGGTCGACGGCTCTGTCGCGTGCGGTGCTGCCCATGGTGGCTTCAGGCTACGCGCGGCGGCGTGCTGCGGGAAGGTGCCGCGCGTGCCCGGATATGCGCCGACCGTACGCTGGGAGCATGACGAACGGCGACGATCCCGGGGGTGCCGCGCGCCCCGAGCCGAGCGTCGAGCTCACGACGCACGGGCTCGGTCCCTGGCCGGGCGACCCCGAATCCTGGCCCGACGACCCGCGCCTCGACCCCGAGCTGCTCGCCCACGGCGACACCCGCAACGTCATCGATCGCTACCGCTACTGGAGCATGGAGGCGATCGTCGCCGACCTCGATGCGCGGCGGCACCCCTTCCACGTCGCGATCGAGAACTGGCAGCACGACCTCAACATCGGCTCGATCGTGCGCAGCGCCAACGCCTTCCTCGCCGCCGAGGTGCACATCGTCGGCCGCCGCCGCTGGAACAAGCGCGGCGCCATGGTCACCGACCGCTACCAGCACGTGCGGCACCACTCCGACATCGGCGAGCTCGTCGCGTTCGCGCGCCACGCGCGTCTGCCGATCGTCGCGGTCGACAACGTGCCGGGGTCGGTGCCGGTGGATGCGGAGCCGCTGCCGCACGCGTGCATCCTGCTCTTCGGCCAGGAGGGCCCCGGTCTCTCGGAGGAGGCGCTCACCGCCGCCGACCGGGTCGTCGAGATCCGGCAGTTCGGGTCGACGCGGTCGATCAACGCGAGCGCCGCGGCCGCGATCGTGATGCACGAGTGGGTGCGGGTGCACGCGAGCCCTTGACGAGCATCCGCCCAGCCGATGGACTGAGCGCATGACGGTGATCACCGATGATCTGCCCGCCCAGTTGATCCACCAGGAGCACGAGGGGTGGGAGGCGATGACCCGCGGAGAGGGCGGCACGCACTCGTACACGGCGATGCTGCCCGACGCGATCATGGTCTTCCCGGGCACGCTGCTCGAGCGCGGCGCGGTCATCGCGGCGCTCGACGGCGTGGTGTGGAGCGACTGCCGCATGAGCGACCAGCGCGTGGTGCGCCTCGGCGATCGCGCGGCACTGCTCGCCTACCGGTTGCGGGGCACGCGCGATGGCGCGCCCGTCGACCTGTGGGCGACGACGACCTACGTCTACAGCGAGGGGCGCTGGCGGGTCGGCGCGCACCAGCAGTCGCCCGCCGGGGACTAGTCAGATGAGCGCCCGCAGGATCATCTGGTTCGCTGCGGTGGTGCTCGTCATCGTCGGGCTGGGGCTTCTGTATCAGGCAGGGCTGCTGGGCAACGTCGCAGTGCCCTAGAACGGCGGTCAGCGCGCGCGGCGGATCCGGATCGGGCCCTTCGCCGTCGACGGGTCGACGACCTTTCCGCCCTGCGTGATCTCGACCTCGCCGGCGGCGACGAGCCGTCGGGCCGCGCGGCGAGCGGGCTCCATCAGCGCGCGCCACGCATCCTCATCGGCGTCGCCCGCGACCGCCCGCGCGGCCTCGCTCGGGCAGATCGTCGCGCCGGCCGCGCGATCGGCGAGCAGGCTCCGGATGCTCTCCTCGAGCGCCCGATCCACGGGCCGCACACCGCGGGCGCGGCAGGCGTCGCTGCACCAGCGCACCGCCTCCCAGTCGCGCGCCCACTTCGCGCGCCACTCGATGCGGCGGCCGCACGAGCCGCAGACCTTCTCGGCGCGCGGGTCAGCGGATCCTTCTGCCCGCGTGTCTCGCTGCCGAACCATGCGGTCAGCCTGCCCGACGAAGCCGACGACTAGCTTCGAGCGCTCGGGTCGCCAGCCCGTCGGCTGCGCGCCAGCAGCAGCCCGACCCCCGCGACGACGAGCACCGTCACTGCGGTGCCGACGAACAGCAGGGTCGCGCCGCCCGCCTCGTAGGCGAGCCCCGAGACACCGGCGGCGATGGTCGCGGCCGCGAGACCGATGCCGCGCAGCAGCCCCTGCGCCGAGCCGGCGCGCGCCGGGTCGACGGCGTGGGCCATCGCGGCGGCCGCGCCGATGAAGGCGAGGGCCTGCCCGGTCGACTCGACGAACCCCATGCCCGTGGCGAGCCAGGGGTTGCCGACGAACCCGTAGAGGGTGACGATCGGCAGCAGGATCAGCAGCCCGCGGGCGTAGGCCGCGACGCCGCCGCGGCGGTCGGCGAGGCGGCCCGCCCACCCGGCGACGAGCACATAGGGCAGGGCGAAGAGAGCGTAGCTCGCCGCCGTCAGCACGGGGTCGGCGCCGATGTCGGCCATGAACCGCGGCCAGATGCCGTCGTAGGCTCCGGTCGGCACCATGACCGCGGCGTACAGCAGCACGATGCCGATGATGCGGGGCGAGCGCAGCAGGTCGAGGCTGGTGCGCGGGGCGCTCGCGCCGAAGCGCAGCGTGCGGTCGGCATCCGTGCCGTCGAAGCCGATGACGCCCGCCGCGATGCCGCCGGTCGGCGGGTGGGGGTCATCGTGGCGGAACCGCGAATCGCCCGCCGTCACGGGAGTGGCCACGTGCGCCGCCTCGAAGAACCCGACGAGCACGGGGATGAGCGCCAGCAGCACGACGACGGCCGACACGGCGAGGATCGCCGACGGCGCGGCGAACGCGAGAGCGATGCCGGATGCGAGGGGCCCCACCGCGATGCCCGCGAGCTCGGCGGCCCCGAGGCGCCCGAGCAGCTCGCCGCTGCGCGCATGGTCGAACCGCACGATGAGGGCGCTCGCGGCGATGACGAAGATGCCGAAGCCGAAGCCGCCGACGGCGCGGCCGGCGATGAGGTGCCAGCCCTCCGTGGCGAGCGCGCTCAGGCCGAGCGAGCCGGCGACCATGACGACGCCGATGACCGCCATGAGGCGGGCGTGGCCGCGGTCGGCGGCGGGGGCGACGAGCAGCTCGGCGACGAGGGCGGCGGCGAAACCGGCCGCGGCGAGGTAGCCGATCTCGGCGGTGCTCACGCCGAGGGTGCCTTGCAGGGCAGGGATGAGCGGGAAGATGACGAACGATGCCGACGACAGGATCACCATCGCGGCGACGACGCTGGGCACGAGCAACCGTCGCTGGCGGTGCGCGCGCTGCTGCGGGGACATGGGGACCTCTCCGAGTTGTTGTCCAACTGGACAATAAGGCTAGCACCGCCTATCCGGATGGACAACAGAACGGTATCGCGGCCTATGCTCGACGCGTGAGCGAGAAGAGGAGCGCCGCGCGCAAGAGCAGCGATGAGCGGCGCGACGAGATCGTGCGCGCCACCCTGCGCCTCGTCGCCGCCAAGGGCTTCGCCGGCGTCACCCTCCGCGAGGTCGCCACCGAGGTCGGCGTCGTGCACGGGCTCATCCGCCACTACTTCGCGAGCCGCGACGAGCTCGTCGCCGCCGCCTTCGACGTCGCCGTCACCCGCGAGCTCGCCGCCGACCAGCAGCAGCTCGACGGGCTCGACCCCATCGCGGCGCTCGCCGGCTGGCTCGCCGCCACCAACGAGAACCACTACCACGTGTGGATCGACGCCTGGAGCGAAGCGCCGCGCA comes from the Microcella frigidaquae genome and includes:
- a CDS encoding MFS transporter, whose translation is MSPQQRAHRQRRLLVPSVVAAMVILSSASFVIFPLIPALQGTLGVSTAEIGYLAAAGFAAALVAELLVAPAADRGHARLMAVIGVVMVAGSLGLSALATEGWHLIAGRAVGGFGFGIFVIAASALIVRFDHARSGELLGRLGAAELAGIAVGPLASGIALAFAAPSAILAVSAVVVLLALIPVLVGFFEAAHVATPVTAGDSRFRHDDPHPPTGGIAAGVIGFDGTDADRTLRFGASAPRTSLDLLRSPRIIGIVLLYAAVMVPTGAYDGIWPRFMADIGADPVLTAASYALFALPYVLVAGWAGRLADRRGGVAAYARGLLILLPIVTLYGFVGNPWLATGMGFVESTGQALAFIGAAAAMAHAVDPARAGSAQGLLRGIGLAAATIAAGVSGLAYEAGGATLLFVGTAVTVLVVAGVGLLLARSRRAGDPSARS
- a CDS encoding TetR family transcriptional regulator C-terminal domain-containing protein: MSEKRSAARKSSDERRDEIVRATLRLVAAKGFAGVTLREVATEVGVVHGLIRHYFASRDELVAAAFDVAVTRELAADQQQLDGLDPIAALAGWLAATNENHYHVWIDAWSEAPRTPALAAALARHHDDCERILTRVIERVVDAGLGASADPAADSRLLTAVADGVAVQHHVVGVIGVDEANDIVFGVAERQLGLEPGILARANPVPARGQWADAPAR